The following proteins are encoded in a genomic region of Oncorhynchus kisutch isolate 150728-3 linkage group LG6, Okis_V2, whole genome shotgun sequence:
- the LOC109892376 gene encoding spindlin-Z isoform X2 encodes MNEDPIREECARPEIQSRCRKHKNSMGPNKVVSSSAPRRNMVGCRIQHIWKEGSTASQSLWKGMVLDQVPVNPSLYLIKYDGFDCVYGLELHKDERVQGLEVLPDRQASTRASDVNLADTMIGKAVEHMFETEDGTKDEWRGMVLARAPIMNTWFFITYEKDPVLYMYQLLDDYKEGDLRIMPDSNDTPPAEREPGEVVDSLVGKQVEYAKEDGSKRTGMVIHQVDAKPSVYFIKFDDDFHIYVYDLVKTS; translated from the exons ATGAATGAAGACCCCATTCGGGAAGAGTGCGCCCGGCCAGAGATCCAGAGCCGATGCAG GAAACACAAGAACAGCATGGGCCCCAACAAGGTGGTGTCGTCGTCTGCGCCCCGCCGGAACATGGTGGGCTGTCGTATCCAGCACATCTGGAAGGAGGGGAGCACTGCGTCTCAGTCGCTGTGGAAAGGCATGGTGCTGGACCAGGTGCCCGTCAACCCCTCGCTTTACCTCATCAAGTACGACGGCTTTGACTGTGTCTACGGCCTGGAGCTACATAAAGATGAGAGGGTGCAGGGACTTGAGGTGCTCCCTGACCGTCAAG CCTCCACGCGCGCCAGCGACGTCAACCTGGCCGACACGATGATAGGGAAGGCTGTAGAGCATATGTTTGAGACGGAGGATGGGACTAAAGACGAGTGGAGGGGCATGGTTCTGGCCCGAGCCCCCATCATGAACACCTGGTTCTTCATCACCTACGAGAAAGACCCCGTTCTGTACATGTACCAGCTCCTAGACGACTACAAGGAGGGAGACCTGAGGATCATGCCTGACTCCA ATGACACTCCGCCTGCAGAGCGGGAGCCAGGGGAGGTAGTGGACAGTCTGGTGGGGAAACAGGTGGAGTACGCCAAAGAGGACGGCTCCAAACGAACTGGCATGGTTATCCACCAGGTGGATGCCAAACCCTCAGTCTACTTCATCAAGTTCGACGACGACTTCCACATCTACGTCTACGACCTTGTCAAGACCTCCTAA
- the LOC109892047 gene encoding nucleoredoxin-like protein 2: MVEVFVGKTLLNKEGDLIDPEETLRNKVVGIYFSASWCPPCRDFIPSLCDFYTELVEESEPPAQFEIVFISSDKSSDDMVEYYHDMHGDWLALPWTDQYKHDLKNRYKITAFPKLVIVKENGDVITAKGRKQIRDQGLACFRS; encoded by the exons ATGGTGGAGGTTTTTGTTGGGAAAACTCTGCTCAATAAAGAAGGGGATCTTATTGATCCAGAGGAAACTCTCAGGAATAAAGTAGTAGGAATATATTTTTCTGCCAGCTGGTGCCCGCCTTGTCGAGATTTCATCCCTAGTCTATGCGATTTTTACACGGAACTTGTCGAGGAGAGCGAGCCACCTGCACAGTTCGAAATAGTTTTCATATCTTCTGACAAGTCAAGTGATGATATGGTGGAATATTATCATGACATGCACGGAGACTGGCTGGCCCTGCCATGGACGGATCAATACAAACA TGATCTCAAGAACAGGTACAAAATCACAGCATTCCCCAAGCTAGTGATTGTGAAGGAGAATGGAGATGTGATCACAGCCAAAGGCAGGAAACAGATCCGGGACCAGGGCCTGGCCTGCTTCAGGAGCTGA
- the LOC109892376 gene encoding spindlin-Z isoform X1, with amino-acid sequence MKTPFGKSAPGQRSRADAGHTGVSSNMKKKDSHKKHKNSMGPNKVVSSSAPRRNMVGCRIQHIWKEGSTASQSLWKGMVLDQVPVNPSLYLIKYDGFDCVYGLELHKDERVQGLEVLPDRQASTRASDVNLADTMIGKAVEHMFETEDGTKDEWRGMVLARAPIMNTWFFITYEKDPVLYMYQLLDDYKEGDLRIMPDSNDTPPAEREPGEVVDSLVGKQVEYAKEDGSKRTGMVIHQVDAKPSVYFIKFDDDFHIYVYDLVKTS; translated from the exons ATGAAGACCCCATTCGGGAAGAGTGCGCCCGGCCAGAGATCCAGAGCCGATGCAG GACACACAGGTGTTTCTTCAAACATGAAGAAAAAGGACTCCCACAA GAAACACAAGAACAGCATGGGCCCCAACAAGGTGGTGTCGTCGTCTGCGCCCCGCCGGAACATGGTGGGCTGTCGTATCCAGCACATCTGGAAGGAGGGGAGCACTGCGTCTCAGTCGCTGTGGAAAGGCATGGTGCTGGACCAGGTGCCCGTCAACCCCTCGCTTTACCTCATCAAGTACGACGGCTTTGACTGTGTCTACGGCCTGGAGCTACATAAAGATGAGAGGGTGCAGGGACTTGAGGTGCTCCCTGACCGTCAAG CCTCCACGCGCGCCAGCGACGTCAACCTGGCCGACACGATGATAGGGAAGGCTGTAGAGCATATGTTTGAGACGGAGGATGGGACTAAAGACGAGTGGAGGGGCATGGTTCTGGCCCGAGCCCCCATCATGAACACCTGGTTCTTCATCACCTACGAGAAAGACCCCGTTCTGTACATGTACCAGCTCCTAGACGACTACAAGGAGGGAGACCTGAGGATCATGCCTGACTCCA ATGACACTCCGCCTGCAGAGCGGGAGCCAGGGGAGGTAGTGGACAGTCTGGTGGGGAAACAGGTGGAGTACGCCAAAGAGGACGGCTCCAAACGAACTGGCATGGTTATCCACCAGGTGGATGCCAAACCCTCAGTCTACTTCATCAAGTTCGACGACGACTTCCACATCTACGTCTACGACCTTGTCAAGACCTCCTAA